One Gloeocapsopsis sp. IPPAS B-1203 DNA window includes the following coding sequences:
- the murC gene encoding UDP-N-acetylmuramate--L-alanine ligase: MLLNSVDFSGKPFHFIGIGGIGMSALAYILAKRKLPVSGSDIRSSHITQRLQALGVNIFDKQEATNLTFFQPQSTSDCQELLTPKKRLNSTSVLLTEPYNSVESLITNTPVLPQVICSTAINTGNLEYRAALDLGCPIFHRSDLLAALIQDYQSIAVAGTHGKTTTSSMIGYMLLQAKLDPTIVVGGEVNAWEGNARLGQSPYLVAEADESDGSLVKLSAAIGVVTNIELDHPDHYGTLEEVVQTFQIFADRCQTLVGCIDCETVRDRLQPSISYSLRPDANADYTVTDVEYSADGTIARVWEKGEVLGVLNLRLLGQHNLSNGLAAVAVGRLLGLDFTTIAEAIASFTGARRRFELRGETNGILFIDDYAHHPSEIRATLAAARLQAKDLRIVAVFQPHRYSRTLAFLPEFAQSFTHADIAVISEIYSAGEPNLGQISGEKLAEMIGEHHPQVTFQPTLTAICEYLTQTLRPGDLALFLGAGNLNQVIPEVMNSIRQSRGAEEK, encoded by the coding sequence ATGCTACTGAATTCTGTTGATTTTAGCGGTAAGCCTTTTCATTTTATTGGTATTGGTGGTATTGGAATGTCTGCCCTTGCCTACATTCTTGCCAAACGTAAACTCCCTGTGTCAGGTTCAGATATTCGTTCTAGTCATATTACGCAACGCTTGCAGGCATTAGGAGTTAATATATTTGACAAGCAAGAAGCAACAAACTTGACATTTTTTCAGCCACAAAGTACATCTGATTGTCAAGAACTGCTAACTCCCAAAAAACGGCTTAATAGTACCTCTGTACTATTAACTGAACCTTATAACTCTGTAGAAAGTTTAATTACGAATACACCAGTTTTACCTCAAGTTATTTGTTCAACTGCCATCAATACAGGCAACTTAGAGTATCGTGCTGCCCTAGATTTAGGCTGTCCAATTTTTCATCGTTCGGATCTGTTAGCAGCATTAATTCAAGATTATCAAAGTATTGCTGTTGCAGGAACTCACGGCAAAACAACGACAAGTAGCATGATTGGGTATATGCTACTGCAAGCAAAGCTCGATCCCACAATTGTTGTTGGTGGTGAAGTCAACGCTTGGGAGGGTAATGCCAGGTTAGGACAAAGCCCGTATCTTGTTGCTGAAGCAGATGAATCTGATGGATCGCTCGTCAAACTATCTGCCGCAATTGGTGTAGTTACTAACATTGAACTGGATCATCCCGATCATTACGGAACGTTAGAAGAAGTCGTGCAAACGTTCCAAATTTTTGCCGATCGCTGTCAAACTCTAGTCGGGTGTATTGATTGTGAGACAGTTCGCGATCGCCTCCAACCCTCGATCAGCTACAGCCTTCGTCCCGATGCTAATGCAGATTACACAGTGACTGATGTCGAGTACAGTGCAGATGGTACAATTGCCCGTGTTTGGGAAAAAGGCGAAGTGCTTGGTGTCCTCAACTTACGTCTTTTAGGTCAACATAACCTAAGCAATGGTCTTGCTGCTGTCGCTGTAGGTAGATTACTGGGTTTAGACTTTACAACAATTGCTGAAGCCATTGCATCCTTTACGGGTGCCCGCCGCCGATTTGAACTGCGCGGAGAAACAAACGGTATCTTGTTTATTGATGATTACGCACATCACCCAAGTGAAATTCGTGCTACTCTTGCTGCTGCTCGTCTACAAGCAAAAGACCTGAGAATTGTTGCGGTGTTTCAACCACATCGTTACAGTCGTACCCTAGCCTTTCTACCAGAGTTTGCGCAATCTTTCACTCATGCTGATATCGCCGTTATTAGTGAGATATACAGTGCTGGTGAACCTAACTTAGGACAAATTAGTGGCGAAAAACTTGCCGAGATGATTGGCGAACATCACCCACAAGTCACTTTTCAGCCTACCTTAACTGCCATATGTGAATATCTAACCCAAACGTTACGCCCAGGGGATCTTGCTTTATTTCTTGGCGCTGGAAACTTAAATCAAGTGATTCCAGAAGTGATGAACTCGATTCGCCAATCTAGGGGAGCCGAGGAGAAGTAA
- the murB gene encoding UDP-N-acetylmuramate dehydrogenase, with product MNISQANLSIDSQASPLLVTKALNNSVSGAKTILPNTNCVIKSQIPLATLTSFRVGGPAEWYVAPRNLAELQASLLWAKTEGLAVTLLGAGSNLLVSDRGIPGLVISTRHLRHTEFNFITGEVTVAAGEPLPRLAWQAAERGWQGLEWAVGIPGSVGGAVVMNAGAHRSCIADTLVSAQVLSVDGEVETLTPEQLEYRYRTSILQGHIAASLGKPLRFVTQATFQLQPGADPEQVLATTSQHLEQRRATQPYHLPSCGSVFRNPRPYTAGWLIEQTGLKGYKVGGAQIAERHANFILNCGGAKASDILQIINYVQDQVQQHWSILLEPEVKILGEFE from the coding sequence ATGAATATTTCGCAAGCAAATCTGAGTATTGATAGTCAGGCTTCTCCCTTACTGGTGACTAAAGCGCTGAACAATAGCGTTAGTGGAGCTAAAACAATATTACCTAATACTAATTGTGTCATTAAGTCTCAAATTCCCTTAGCAACGCTTACTTCATTTCGGGTAGGTGGTCCAGCAGAATGGTATGTAGCACCACGCAATTTAGCAGAACTACAAGCAAGTTTATTATGGGCAAAGACTGAAGGTTTAGCAGTAACGCTGTTGGGGGCGGGTTCCAATTTACTCGTGAGCGATCGCGGCATTCCAGGGTTAGTAATTAGCACGCGTCACTTGCGTCATACTGAATTCAACTTTATAACAGGGGAAGTGACAGTTGCCGCTGGAGAGCCTTTGCCGCGTTTGGCATGGCAAGCAGCTGAGCGTGGCTGGCAAGGTTTAGAATGGGCTGTGGGCATTCCTGGTAGCGTTGGTGGTGCTGTCGTGATGAATGCTGGCGCGCATAGAAGCTGTATAGCTGATACTTTGGTGAGTGCGCAAGTTTTGTCTGTTGACGGTGAAGTAGAAACTCTCACACCTGAACAATTAGAATATCGCTATCGCACATCTATACTGCAAGGACATATTGCTGCTAGCTTGGGTAAACCACTGCGCTTTGTGACTCAAGCAACCTTTCAACTGCAACCTGGTGCTGATCCTGAACAAGTACTAGCAACAACTAGCCAACACTTAGAACAACGTCGTGCTACTCAGCCATACCATCTACCAAGTTGCGGTAGTGTATTTCGCAATCCTAGACCGTACACTGCCGGATGGCTAATTGAGCAAACAGGTCTCAAGGGCTACAAAGTTGGCGGCGCACAAATTGCTGAACGGCACGCAAATTTTATCCTTAACTGTGGTGGTGCTAAAGCTAGTGATATCCTGCAAATCATTAATTATGTGCAAGACCAAGTACAGCAGCACTGGTCAATTCTATTAGAGCCAGAAGTCAAAATTTTGGGTGAATTTGAATAA
- a CDS encoding YbaB/EbfC family nucleoid-associated protein: MTQGQGKGFGFGIGKMKELADAFKKAQQVQEGAKRLQEELEQMQIAGEAGGGLVKVVLSGNQEPQSVEIAPEALSEGAEVLSDLVTIAMKDAYNKSTATMRDRMEELTSGLELPGMGM, from the coding sequence ATGACACAAGGACAAGGAAAAGGTTTTGGCTTCGGTATAGGCAAAATGAAAGAACTAGCCGATGCTTTCAAAAAGGCACAGCAAGTCCAAGAAGGTGCCAAAAGGCTCCAAGAAGAACTAGAGCAAATGCAGATTGCTGGAGAAGCAGGTGGTGGTCTAGTGAAAGTTGTTTTAAGTGGCAACCAGGAGCCTCAAAGTGTTGAAATTGCGCCAGAAGCTCTAAGTGAAGGGGCAGAAGTCCTTTCCGATCTAGTCACAATAGCAATGAAGGACGCATATAACAAATCTACAGCAACGATGCGCGATCGCATGGAAGAACTCACAAGTGGTCTAGAGCTACCAGGAATGGGAATGTAA
- a CDS encoding low molecular weight protein-tyrosine-phosphatase — protein MPYKLLFVCLGNICRSPAAENIMNYLLDKENLKGKIVCDSAGTGGYHVGSPPDQRMAIAAASKLGIKLRGSARQLQKTDLAEFDLILAMDRENYQDILALDAHGKYHEKVQLMCNYCSQHTVEEVPDPYYGGTQGFNHVIDILLDACTGLLQEVKN, from the coding sequence ATGCCTTACAAATTGCTATTTGTTTGTCTTGGAAACATCTGTCGTTCCCCAGCGGCAGAGAATATCATGAATTATCTACTTGATAAAGAGAACCTAAAAGGAAAAATCGTTTGTGACTCAGCAGGTACAGGAGGTTATCACGTTGGTAGTCCACCAGATCAACGTATGGCGATCGCTGCAGCCAGTAAATTAGGCATCAAATTGCGTGGTAGTGCGCGTCAATTACAAAAAACTGATTTAGCAGAATTTGATCTGATTCTGGCAATGGATCGCGAAAATTATCAAGATATTTTAGCGCTCGATGCTCATGGTAAGTATCACGAGAAAGTACAACTGATGTGTAACTATTGCTCGCAGCATACTGTGGAAGAAGTTCCAGACCCCTACTACGGAGGAACACAAGGTTTTAATCATGTCATTGATATTCTCCTTGATGCTTGCACTGGCTTACTACAAGAAGTCAAAAACTAA
- a CDS encoding response regulator transcription factor produces MPLTLLIVDDDLGTRLSISDYLEMSGYSVLTAADGQEALAMVQTYHPHLMVTDIVMPRMNGYELVRHVRQHPKFRLLPVIFLTARNKTEERIAGYQSGADLYLPKPFELNELGAAIRNLLERSQIIQSETRLSYEEGLRANSHTLGYEGDTEIHIKLTQREQQVAVLLTHGLSNAEIGSRLHLSPRTVEKYVSSLFRKTSTSNRAELVGFVMKYRLLQ; encoded by the coding sequence ATGCCTTTGACACTTCTCATCGTTGATGACGATCTCGGAACTCGTTTGTCAATCAGCGATTATTTGGAAATGTCTGGCTATTCAGTGCTCACAGCAGCTGATGGTCAAGAAGCATTGGCTATGGTACAAACATATCATCCTCATTTGATGGTGACAGATATTGTCATGCCACGAATGAATGGTTATGAATTAGTGCGTCATGTTCGTCAACATCCTAAGTTTCGCTTATTGCCAGTGATATTTTTGACGGCAAGAAATAAAACAGAGGAAAGAATTGCTGGATATCAATCAGGCGCTGACTTATATTTACCTAAGCCATTTGAGTTGAATGAACTGGGAGCTGCTATTCGCAATTTACTAGAGCGATCGCAAATTATTCAATCAGAAACTCGTTTATCTTACGAAGAAGGTTTGCGGGCTAATTCTCACACGCTTGGGTATGAAGGAGACACAGAGATCCACATTAAGCTAACTCAAAGAGAGCAACAAGTTGCAGTTTTATTAACTCACGGCTTATCCAATGCAGAAATAGGAAGCCGGTTACATCTGAGTCCTCGGACAGTCGAGAAGTATGTTAGCAGCTTGTTTCGGAAAACTTCAACCAGTAATCGTGCAGAATTAGTTGGTTTTGTGATGAAATATCGACTGTTGCAGTAA
- a CDS encoding urease subunit beta, whose protein sequence is MIPGELLVQQGDIELNTGRPTVRIKVANRGDRPIQVGSHFHFYEVNSALDFERERSRGMRLDIPAGTAVRFEPGDEKEVVLVPVVGSRQIYGFNGRVNGRLDS, encoded by the coding sequence ATGATTCCAGGAGAGTTATTAGTACAACAAGGTGATATAGAACTCAATACAGGGCGTCCAACTGTACGCATCAAGGTTGCTAATCGTGGCGATCGCCCTATTCAAGTAGGTTCGCACTTTCATTTTTATGAAGTCAATTCAGCATTGGACTTTGAGCGCGAGCGATCACGCGGAATGCGTCTCGATATTCCTGCTGGTACAGCAGTACGTTTTGAGCCTGGAGATGAAAAAGAAGTTGTTTTAGTACCAGTTGTTGGCAGTCGTCAAATTTACGGTTTCAATGGTAGAGTTAACGGGCGCTTGGATAGCTAG
- the ureA gene encoding urease subunit gamma, producing MQLTPQEKDKLLIFTAALLAERRKQRGLKLNYPEAIAYISAAILEGARDGRTVAELMSYGTNLLTRADVMDGVAEMIPEVQVEATFPDGTKLVTVHNPIH from the coding sequence ATGCAACTGACACCACAGGAAAAAGATAAATTGCTTATTTTTACTGCTGCTTTACTTGCCGAACGACGCAAACAAAGAGGATTGAAATTAAACTATCCTGAAGCTATTGCTTATATTTCTGCGGCAATTTTAGAAGGCGCACGAGACGGGCGTACAGTTGCAGAATTAATGAGTTATGGCACAAATTTATTGACACGCGCAGATGTAATGGATGGCGTAGCTGAGATGATACCTGAAGTTCAAGTTGAAGCAACTTTTCCTGATGGAACAAAACTAGTCACGGTTCATAATCCGATTCACTAA
- a CDS encoding urease accessory protein UreD: MLELNKSQKLNSWHGSLNIVYALVDGVTAVTHQQMQAPLKVQRPFYPEGAVCHSVILHTAGGIVGGDKLSLNFHLQPQAHTLITTAAASKIYRSNGLEARQNILLQVDTDACLEWFPQETIVFNGAIYRQDLQVELAPGATWTSWEITRFGRSARGEKFLQGNWRSHTEVWQQQHPLWIDRQWLHGDEQIINSPHGLAGNSIVGSFVWIGQSLSADVVEKIRTLNSTVEQGEIGVTRLNAGLLCRYRGNSTTEVRNWFTEVWHLLRSSSLGKPAYRSRVWQI; the protein is encoded by the coding sequence TTGCTAGAACTCAACAAGTCTCAAAAGCTTAATTCTTGGCACGGTAGTTTAAATATTGTCTATGCGTTAGTAGATGGTGTAACTGCGGTGACACACCAGCAAATGCAAGCACCGCTAAAAGTTCAAAGACCTTTTTATCCAGAAGGAGCAGTTTGTCATAGTGTGATTTTACACACTGCTGGAGGTATTGTTGGCGGTGACAAACTATCACTCAATTTTCATCTGCAACCGCAAGCTCATACACTCATTACAACTGCTGCTGCTAGTAAGATTTATCGTAGTAATGGTTTGGAAGCTAGGCAAAATATTTTGCTACAAGTCGATACTGATGCTTGTTTAGAATGGTTTCCTCAAGAAACAATTGTGTTTAATGGGGCAATTTATCGACAGGATTTACAGGTAGAATTGGCACCTGGGGCTACTTGGACAAGTTGGGAGATTACTCGCTTTGGTCGCAGTGCTAGAGGAGAAAAATTTTTACAAGGTAACTGGCGATCGCATACTGAAGTTTGGCAACAACAACACCCTTTATGGATAGATCGCCAATGGTTACATGGAGACGAGCAAATCATTAATAGCCCCCACGGTTTAGCGGGAAACTCTATTGTGGGTAGTTTTGTCTGGATTGGACAATCTCTATCAGCCGACGTGGTAGAAAAAATAAGAACCCTCAATTCTACTGTAGAACAAGGCGAAATCGGCGTTACGCGCTTAAATGCAGGCTTATTATGCCGCTATCGTGGTAATTCTACAACTGAGGTGCGAAACTGGTTCACTGAGGTCTGGCATCTGCTACGATCTTCCTCTCTAGGAAAACCAGCCTATCGATCGCGTGTTTGGCAAATCTAA
- a CDS encoding DUF3131 domain-containing protein: MNSDFEPPPKMLSILACVGGVVTAIVAIAGLNSWSRHLYQTAKLPQSDRAATASVHTIDIAALDAKSVVLPGTPVDLSQLKEASPYAAPHLGRLTANEIVTAHHAWSYFQRNWNPKTGLVNSVDGFTSVTMWDQAAAIAALVSARELNIVSATEFDTKMRQMLTTLASMPLYQKELPNKVYNATTLLPVNYGQLDKREEIGWSAIDLGRMAIWLKIVGSKYPALRSHTEKVWQHWQVDRLTKNGQMYGTAVVNGKEQYNQEGRLGYENYAAFGLKLWGLDVERALDHQSQTAFVNLYGQGVPYDRRDYASSGANNYVLSEPFILDGIETGFQALPKAYADRILAAQEARYRATKQFTAVTEDNLDRPPYFVYSGLFVNGQPWATITDTRQQHNNLRFLSTKAAIGWHMLYNTSYTRQLYDFVQANLKSEHGWYNGFYESLRQPNRALTANNNGVILESLLYKQVGKPLVVWAGVEEAEE, from the coding sequence ATGAATTCTGATTTTGAACCACCACCTAAAATGCTGTCAATCCTTGCTTGCGTGGGAGGAGTCGTTACAGCTATTGTTGCGATCGCAGGACTAAATTCTTGGTCGAGACATCTTTATCAAACTGCTAAACTACCACAATCCGATCGAGCAGCTACAGCAAGTGTCCATACGATTGATATTGCAGCATTGGATGCCAAATCAGTTGTTTTACCAGGAACACCAGTTGATCTAAGTCAGCTAAAAGAAGCATCACCATACGCTGCACCGCACCTAGGTAGATTAACTGCTAATGAAATCGTAACCGCACATCACGCTTGGTCGTATTTTCAGCGTAACTGGAATCCAAAAACAGGTTTAGTTAATTCTGTCGATGGCTTTACCTCAGTGACAATGTGGGATCAAGCCGCAGCGATCGCTGCTTTGGTGAGTGCAAGAGAGTTAAATATCGTCTCTGCAACAGAATTTGATACTAAGATGCGCCAGATGTTAACAACACTCGCATCAATGCCGTTGTATCAAAAAGAATTGCCCAATAAAGTTTATAATGCAACAACGTTACTTCCGGTTAACTACGGTCAATTAGACAAACGCGAAGAAATTGGCTGGTCAGCAATTGATCTTGGGCGCATGGCAATATGGCTCAAAATTGTCGGTTCAAAGTATCCTGCATTGCGATCGCACACTGAAAAAGTTTGGCAACATTGGCAAGTGGATCGCTTAACTAAAAACGGGCAGATGTACGGTACTGCGGTAGTCAATGGTAAAGAACAGTACAACCAAGAAGGACGCTTGGGTTACGAAAATTATGCAGCTTTTGGTTTAAAACTGTGGGGCTTAGATGTTGAACGTGCTTTAGATCATCAATCGCAAACTGCGTTTGTGAATCTTTACGGACAAGGAGTTCCCTACGATCGCCGCGATTATGCATCTTCAGGGGCAAATAACTATGTCCTCAGCGAGCCTTTCATTTTAGATGGCATTGAGACAGGATTTCAAGCGCTACCCAAAGCTTATGCAGATCGCATCTTAGCCGCACAAGAAGCCCGCTACCGCGCGACAAAACAGTTCACTGCTGTAACTGAAGATAATCTCGATCGCCCGCCATACTTTGTTTACAGTGGCTTATTTGTCAACGGACAACCCTGGGCAACAATTACTGATACAAGACAACAGCATAACAATCTGCGGTTTTTGAGTACGAAAGCGGCGATTGGTTGGCATATGTTGTATAACACTTCATACACGCGCCAATTATACGATTTTGTCCAAGCAAATCTGAAATCTGAGCATGGCTGGTATAACGGCTTTTATGAATCGCTGCGTCAGCCAAATCGCGCCCTCACAGCAAATAATAACGGCGTAATTTTGGAAAGTTTACTCTACAAGCAAGTTGGCAAGCCATTAGTAGTATGGGCAGGCGTAGAAGAAGCAGAAGAGTAG
- a CDS encoding DUF3131 domain-containing protein, translating to MFGKRHQHKWLRLTAFFLIGIITHFSFYIPTPSLAQAPNNAESCSSITAPLTEEEQTYARSAWQYFVKNYQPATGFTNSTGGYPSGTLWDMGNYLTALNTARSLNLVDQADFDSRLNKFLTTLSELKLFEDSLPSKVYNTSNGQMVDYGNNPVERGIGWSALDIGRILAAFHIIRTCHPQYNDWLTGIVSKWQLGRSIQDGQMFGATVLPDGETLLVQEGRLGYEEYAARGYELWGFSVPKAVSFEPFKFVEINGVQIPVDTRDYQTTNANNYVVSESYILDGIEFGLQGDLADYAARVLEVQKRRYEATGQLTAVTEDNIDREPYFLYNTVYANGNAWATITDTNQPYPQLRSLSTKAAFGWRYLYPQNDYTQKLFETVKDLRSPDEGFYAGIYEETKQTNNALTGNTNGLILEILYYKARGNRPIITTPVSVSTGKPGNNLETAANSTPPPAPTTPTPSIESTAPVQTPPVEPPTPEVTEIVVEPIPPVSQPFSANPNKLNRPLTVSERRYAQAAWRYFQANYHRSGLVDDRSDFKGATLWGLGDYIAALQAARSLDIISAKEFDYRTRHLLGALTKLPLFAGELPNRGYDTRSLQSVDYGGNSVPEGTGWSALDIGRILASLYNLKTAYPQYTQAIEQIVLDWSYLRVVRDGMLSSATVTKQEERSLTRVNPETRLGYEEYAARAFQLWGFDVANSAVGGKYQTAKVEGVAVPIQRLRRETNTKVNQYTVSNPFLLYGLEFGFDPQMRSLVQPILTAQAQRYRRTGKHTASATTLIDRKPYTVHSSIVGQGEPWAALADDGQAVVDGRLVSTAVAFAYHALLPEDRYAQELVNATTDLYNPLLGFYEGFYENTGKTAIGFTSSTNSMILQSLLYMATKQPLIQPNNTTNSRWWEEIKAGNSGRGLPTTATQKAQIVTDSSGTYWMSAK from the coding sequence ATGTTTGGGAAACGCCATCAACACAAGTGGTTGCGATTAACCGCATTTTTTCTGATTGGAATTATTACACATTTTTCATTTTATATTCCAACACCATCCTTAGCACAAGCTCCAAATAATGCTGAAAGTTGTAGCAGTATTACAGCACCTTTAACAGAAGAAGAACAAACTTATGCGCGTAGTGCTTGGCAGTATTTTGTCAAAAACTATCAACCCGCAACCGGATTTACAAATTCAACTGGTGGTTATCCCTCTGGTACGCTTTGGGATATGGGTAATTATCTCACAGCATTGAATACAGCGCGATCGCTTAATTTAGTTGATCAAGCTGATTTCGATTCTCGTCTCAATAAGTTTTTAACAACACTCAGTGAATTAAAACTGTTTGAAGATAGCTTACCAAGTAAAGTTTACAATACATCCAACGGACAAATGGTGGATTATGGTAATAATCCGGTGGAGCGAGGTATTGGCTGGTCAGCGTTAGATATTGGGCGGATACTTGCAGCTTTTCATATCATCCGCACCTGTCATCCGCAATACAATGATTGGTTAACAGGAATTGTCTCAAAGTGGCAATTAGGGCGATCAATTCAAGATGGACAGATGTTTGGTGCTACTGTGCTTCCTGATGGTGAAACATTGTTAGTTCAAGAAGGACGCTTGGGTTATGAAGAATATGCTGCTAGAGGTTATGAACTCTGGGGTTTTTCTGTACCTAAAGCCGTTTCATTTGAACCATTTAAGTTTGTCGAAATCAACGGCGTACAAATTCCTGTTGATACTCGCGATTATCAGACAACGAACGCAAATAACTACGTCGTCAGTGAATCTTATATTTTAGATGGTATTGAATTTGGTTTACAAGGCGACTTAGCAGATTATGCAGCGCGAGTTTTAGAAGTGCAAAAACGACGCTACGAAGCTACTGGACAACTCACCGCAGTTACTGAAGACAATATCGATCGCGAACCTTATTTTCTTTACAATACGGTTTATGCCAATGGCAACGCTTGGGCAACGATTACAGACACCAATCAGCCTTATCCACAGTTACGCAGCTTGAGTACAAAAGCAGCTTTTGGCTGGCGCTATCTTTATCCACAAAATGACTATACACAAAAACTGTTTGAGACAGTCAAAGATCTCCGCAGTCCTGATGAAGGTTTCTATGCTGGAATTTATGAAGAAACCAAGCAAACAAATAATGCTTTAACAGGAAATACAAATGGCTTAATTTTAGAGATTCTCTATTACAAAGCCAGAGGAAATCGCCCTATAATTACAACACCGGTCAGTGTTTCGACCGGAAAACCAGGCAATAATCTAGAAACTGCTGCTAATTCTACTCCCCCACCCGCGCCGACAACACCAACCCCTAGCATCGAATCAACAGCACCTGTACAAACACCTCCTGTTGAACCGCCAACACCTGAAGTTACAGAAATTGTGGTTGAACCAATTCCACCAGTAAGTCAACCATTTTCTGCTAATCCGAATAAGCTAAATCGACCTCTGACAGTAAGCGAACGTCGTTATGCACAAGCCGCATGGCGGTACTTTCAAGCAAATTATCATCGCAGTGGGTTAGTTGACGATCGCAGTGACTTTAAAGGCGCAACATTGTGGGGCTTAGGTGATTATATCGCTGCACTTCAAGCGGCGCGATCGCTTGATATTATTTCAGCAAAAGAGTTTGACTACCGTACACGACATCTTTTAGGAGCCTTGACAAAATTACCATTATTTGCTGGGGAGTTACCCAATCGTGGTTATGATACGCGATCGCTGCAATCGGTTGATTATGGTGGCAATTCAGTTCCCGAAGGTACAGGTTGGTCAGCGTTAGATATTGGTAGAATCTTAGCCTCACTTTACAATTTAAAAACTGCTTATCCGCAATATACTCAAGCCATCGAGCAAATCGTACTTGATTGGTCGTATTTACGTGTCGTGCGGGATGGAATGCTCTCTAGTGCTACAGTGACAAAACAGGAAGAGCGATCGCTCACAAGAGTGAATCCTGAAACTCGCCTTGGTTATGAAGAATATGCCGCCCGTGCTTTTCAGTTGTGGGGATTTGATGTAGCAAATTCAGCAGTTGGTGGTAAGTATCAAACTGCTAAGGTTGAAGGAGTTGCAGTGCCGATTCAGCGCCTTCGTCGCGAGACAAACACCAAGGTGAATCAATATACAGTCAGCAATCCGTTTTTACTGTACGGACTCGAATTTGGTTTTGATCCGCAAATGCGATCGCTAGTACAACCTATATTAACCGCGCAAGCACAACGCTACCGTCGTACAGGCAAGCACACCGCCTCAGCCACAACTTTAATTGATCGCAAACCTTACACTGTCCACAGTTCTATTGTCGGTCAAGGAGAGCCTTGGGCAGCTTTAGCTGATGATGGTCAAGCTGTAGTAGATGGACGTTTGGTAAGTACAGCAGTAGCCTTTGCTTATCACGCCTTGCTACCAGAAGATCGCTACGCGCAAGAGTTAGTGAATGCAACGACTGACTTATACAATCCTTTACTCGGCTTTTACGAGGGCTTTTACGAAAACACTGGTAAAACTGCGATTGGCTTTACCAGCAGTACCAACAGTATGATTCTCCAATCTTTGCTGTACATGGCAACAAAGCAACCATTAATTCAACCAAACAACACGACAAATTCAAGATGGTGGGAGGAGATTAAAGCGGGTAATTCTGGTCGCGGTTTACCAACAACGGCAACACAAAAAGCCCAGATAGTTACCGATTCTTCTGGAACTTACTGGATGTCTGCGAAGTAA
- a CDS encoding GNAT family N-acetyltransferase, protein MGLNQDRLRPPEKLNSSHQIENFDSGNTQLDEWFKRRALKNELEGASRTYVLCAGEVVVGYYCLANGAVAQTSATGRVRRNMPDPIPVMIIGRLAVDCHWQGKGIGRSLLRDAIIRTLQAAEIAGIRAILVHALSQDAKQFYEKCGFTASPFDSMTLMIKVKDAIASLGGQP, encoded by the coding sequence GTGGGATTAAATCAAGATAGGCTCCGCCCGCCTGAGAAGCTAAATTCGTCACATCAAATTGAAAATTTTGATTCGGGTAACACTCAGTTAGATGAGTGGTTCAAGCGCCGCGCACTGAAAAACGAGTTAGAAGGGGCTTCACGTACTTATGTTTTGTGCGCTGGTGAAGTTGTCGTTGGATATTACTGTCTTGCTAATGGAGCAGTAGCACAAACTAGCGCGACAGGTCGAGTTCGGCGTAATATGCCTGATCCGATTCCAGTTATGATAATTGGGCGACTTGCTGTTGACTGTCACTGGCAAGGTAAAGGTATTGGGCGATCGCTGTTGAGAGATGCAATTATTCGTACTCTACAAGCTGCGGAAATTGCAGGAATACGAGCAATTCTTGTCCACGCTCTCTCTCAGGATGCGAAGCAGTTCTATGAAAAGTGTGGTTTCACTGCTTCTCCATTTGATTCAATGACACTCATGATCAAAGTTAAGGATGCAATTGCTTCACTTGGTGGACAACCATAA
- a CDS encoding DUF1778 domain-containing protein — translation MNQTRDVTINIRAKQNQRDLIDRAAEVQGKSRSEFMLESAYQQAQDVLLNQSFFGLDELKYKQFVEL, via the coding sequence GTGAACCAAACCCGCGATGTCACAATAAATATTCGGGCTAAACAGAATCAACGCGATCTCATTGATCGTGCAGCTGAAGTGCAGGGTAAGAGCCGCTCAGAGTTTATGTTGGAGTCAGCTTATCAGCAAGCCCAAGATGTTCTTCTTAACCAGAGCTTTTTTGGTTTAGACGAACTTAAGTACAAGCAATTTGTAGAATTGTAG